Proteins encoded in a region of the Leifsonia sp. PS1209 genome:
- a CDS encoding HU family DNA-binding protein encodes MADKSLNKTELVAAVAASSGQSQAAVGGVLDAFFATIAETVANGGKVTIPGWLAAERTETAARTGRNPQTGAEIAIPAGHRVKLTAGSKLKAAVK; translated from the coding sequence ATGGCTGACAAGTCGCTGAACAAGACCGAGCTCGTTGCCGCCGTCGCCGCGTCGTCGGGTCAGAGCCAGGCTGCCGTCGGTGGCGTGCTCGACGCATTCTTCGCCACCATCGCGGAGACCGTCGCCAACGGTGGCAAGGTCACCATCCCGGGATGGCTCGCTGCAGAGCGCACCGAGACCGCTGCCCGCACCGGCCGCAACCCGCAGACCGGCGCCGAGATCGCCATCCCGGCCGGTCACCGCGTCAAGCTGACCGCCGGCTCGAAGCTCAAGGCTGCCGTCAAGTAG
- the rpmG gene encoding 50S ribosomal protein L33, with amino-acid sequence MAKQQDVRPIIKLRSTAGTGYTYVTKKNRRNNPDRLVLKKYDPVVRKHVDFREER; translated from the coding sequence ATGGCAAAGCAGCAGGACGTTCGTCCGATCATCAAGCTTCGTTCGACGGCTGGAACCGGTTACACCTACGTGACCAAGAAGAACCGTCGCAACAACCCCGACCGTCTCGTGCTCAAGAAGTACGACCCCGTAGTGCGCAAGCACGTCGACTTCCGAGAGGAGCGCTAA
- the rpmB gene encoding 50S ribosomal protein L28 yields the protein MAAVCQVTGAVPGFGHNISHSHRRTKRRFDPNIQKKTYYVPSLRRNVTLTLSAKGIKVIDARGIESVVKDLLARGEKI from the coding sequence ATGGCAGCAGTGTGCCAGGTGACTGGAGCCGTTCCCGGCTTCGGACACAACATCTCGCACTCGCACCGACGCACCAAGCGTCGTTTCGACCCGAACATTCAGAAGAAGACGTACTACGTGCCGTCGCTTCGCCGTAACGTCACCCTGACCCTGAGCGCCAAGGGCATCAAGGTCATCGACGCCCGTGGCATCGAGTCCGTGGTCAAGGACCTCCTGGCCCGTGGGGAGAAGATCTAA
- a CDS encoding zinc ABC transporter substrate-binding protein — protein MKSRSIATLLTLPLAAALALTGCSAGASGAADSDKTVSVVASTNVYGDIAKTIAGDAVQVTSLMDNPAQDPHSFEASAQNQLAVSKADIIIENGGGYDDFMDTLRKSAGDKAAVLNVVDISGKKATAGDHLNEHVWYDFPTIQKFTGKLVDALTKADPSQASTFTKNAAAFTADLGDLEQRTADLKKTYAGEGAAITEPVPLYLLDAMGLVNKTPEAFSSAIEEGTDVSPSVLNEMLHLFSDNAVKVFAYNEQTSGPETEKVLAAAKSADVPVVPVTETLPAGKDYISWMTSNVDAVAKALGE, from the coding sequence ATGAAGTCGCGCTCCATCGCCACACTTCTCACTCTTCCGCTCGCCGCCGCCCTCGCCCTCACGGGATGCTCGGCCGGCGCATCCGGAGCAGCGGACTCCGACAAGACCGTCTCCGTCGTCGCCAGCACCAACGTGTACGGCGACATCGCCAAGACCATCGCGGGCGACGCCGTCCAGGTCACCTCCCTGATGGACAACCCGGCCCAGGACCCGCACTCGTTCGAGGCCAGCGCCCAGAACCAGCTCGCCGTCTCCAAAGCCGACATCATCATCGAGAACGGCGGAGGCTACGACGACTTCATGGACACGCTGCGGAAGTCGGCGGGCGACAAGGCGGCCGTGCTCAACGTCGTCGACATCTCCGGCAAGAAGGCGACGGCGGGCGACCACCTCAACGAGCACGTCTGGTACGACTTCCCCACCATCCAGAAGTTCACTGGGAAGCTAGTGGATGCGCTGACGAAGGCCGACCCGTCGCAGGCGTCGACGTTCACCAAGAACGCCGCAGCCTTCACCGCAGACCTCGGCGATCTGGAACAGCGCACGGCCGACCTCAAGAAGACGTACGCGGGCGAAGGCGCCGCCATCACCGAGCCCGTTCCGCTCTACCTCCTCGACGCCATGGGGCTCGTCAACAAGACCCCGGAGGCGTTCAGCTCGGCCATCGAGGAGGGCACCGACGTGTCGCCCTCCGTGCTCAACGAGATGCTGCACCTGTTCAGCGACAACGCCGTGAAGGTCTTTGCATACAATGAGCAGACCAGCGGCCCGGAGACCGAGAAGGTCCTCGCGGCGGCGAAGAGCGCAGACGTTCCCGTCGTCCCCGTGACGGAGACCCTGCCGGCAGGCAAGGACTACATCAGCTGGATGACGAGCAACGTCGACGCCGTGGCCAAGGCCCTCGGCGAATGA
- a CDS encoding dihydrolipoamide acetyltransferase family protein, whose product MSESKFLLPDVGEGLTEAEIVAWKVAPGDPVAVNQVIVEIETAKSLVELPSPFEGVVGELLVSEGQTVDVGTPIITVSSDAGAGSADAGEPQAAEPQSEVAEAAADTAASVSHEVDAPAEKPGAVLVGYGAAGHGASRRRRVTHPGTSAIPVATSGAAAPAPAAAAAPAATASQAAAAPATAATQPAPAAPSLTVRSEVHVTPTIPVIAKPPIRKLAKDLGVDLTLVTPTGPIGEVTREDVLREATQASVFRNIQTPEWPNDREDRIPVKGVRKTIANAMVSSAFSAPHVSLFVDVDATRTMEFVKRLKNSPDFIGVKVSPLLIMAKAIIWAVRRNPTVNSSWTDEEIIVRHYVNLGIAAATPRGLIVPNIKEAQEMSLLELATALEQLTLTARDGKTTPAEMSGGTITITNIGVFGMDTGTPILNPGEVGIVALGTIKQKPWVVDGEVRPRFVTTLGASFDHRVVDGDVASRFLADVASIIEEPALLLD is encoded by the coding sequence ATGAGCGAATCGAAGTTCCTTCTTCCCGATGTCGGCGAGGGTCTGACCGAGGCCGAGATCGTCGCCTGGAAGGTCGCGCCCGGCGACCCGGTGGCGGTCAACCAGGTGATCGTCGAGATCGAGACGGCCAAGTCGCTCGTCGAGCTGCCGTCGCCGTTCGAGGGCGTCGTCGGCGAGTTGCTGGTGTCCGAAGGACAGACAGTGGATGTGGGCACGCCCATCATCACCGTTTCGAGCGACGCCGGAGCAGGCTCGGCCGACGCCGGCGAACCGCAGGCGGCGGAGCCGCAAAGCGAGGTGGCCGAAGCCGCCGCCGACACCGCGGCCAGCGTCTCCCACGAAGTGGATGCGCCCGCCGAGAAGCCGGGAGCAGTGCTCGTCGGCTACGGCGCGGCCGGACACGGCGCCAGCAGGCGCCGCAGGGTCACCCACCCCGGCACGTCGGCGATCCCGGTCGCGACGAGCGGCGCTGCAGCGCCCGCGCCCGCTGCAGCGGCGGCGCCGGCGGCCACAGCGAGCCAGGCGGCCGCCGCCCCGGCCACGGCGGCGACGCAACCCGCCCCCGCCGCACCGTCGCTCACCGTGCGCTCCGAGGTGCACGTGACCCCGACCATCCCGGTGATCGCCAAGCCGCCCATCCGCAAGCTCGCCAAAGACCTCGGCGTCGACCTGACGCTGGTGACCCCCACGGGCCCGATCGGCGAGGTCACCCGCGAGGACGTGCTGCGCGAGGCGACCCAGGCGAGCGTGTTCCGCAACATCCAGACGCCGGAGTGGCCGAACGACCGCGAGGACCGCATTCCGGTCAAGGGCGTGCGCAAGACGATCGCGAACGCGATGGTGTCCAGTGCGTTCAGCGCTCCGCACGTCAGCCTGTTCGTCGACGTGGATGCGACCCGCACGATGGAGTTCGTCAAGCGCCTCAAGAACTCGCCCGACTTCATCGGCGTGAAGGTCTCCCCGCTGCTCATCATGGCGAAGGCGATCATCTGGGCCGTGCGCCGCAACCCCACCGTGAACTCGTCGTGGACCGACGAGGAGATCATCGTGCGCCACTACGTGAACCTCGGCATCGCGGCGGCGACCCCGCGCGGCCTCATCGTGCCGAACATCAAAGAGGCGCAGGAGATGTCCCTGCTCGAGCTCGCCACGGCGCTCGAACAGCTCACCCTCACCGCCCGCGACGGCAAGACCACCCCGGCCGAGATGTCCGGCGGCACCATCACGATCACCAACATCGGCGTGTTCGGGATGGACACCGGCACGCCCATCCTGAACCCGGGCGAGGTCGGCATCGTCGCCCTCGGCACGATCAAGCAGAAGCCGTGGGTCGTCGACGGCGAGGTGCGGCCGCGGTTCGTCACAACGCTGGGCGCGTCGTTCGACCACCGCGTGGTGGACGGCGACGTCGCATCCCGGTTCCTGGCGGATGTGGCCTCGATCATCGAGGAGCCCGCGCTGCTGCTCGACTGA
- a CDS encoding biliverdin-producing heme oxygenase has protein sequence MAAIIPFSQALRERTRTDHGSSEGAGFMQDLMTGKGCREDYIALVAQHYFIYEALEAVAARISDDPVAAAFITPKLTRLPAIEADLAFLLGADWRDRIAPVPTTVRYVDRIHEVTDWPGGFIAHHYTRYLGDLSGGQIIRTLMQRQFGFETNGVGFYLFAEIAKPREFKDVYRAQLDAVDWDDAERERVIDEVIVAYAFNTSLFEDLAAAKAAA, from the coding sequence GTGGCAGCAATCATCCCCTTCTCCCAAGCCCTTCGTGAGCGGACCCGAACCGATCACGGGTCCAGCGAGGGCGCCGGCTTCATGCAGGACCTGATGACCGGGAAGGGCTGCCGCGAGGACTACATCGCCCTGGTGGCCCAGCACTACTTCATCTACGAGGCTCTGGAGGCGGTCGCCGCCCGGATAAGCGACGACCCGGTGGCCGCCGCCTTCATCACCCCGAAGCTGACCCGCCTTCCCGCGATCGAGGCCGATCTGGCGTTCCTGCTCGGTGCGGACTGGCGCGACCGCATCGCCCCCGTCCCCACAACGGTCCGCTACGTCGACCGCATCCACGAGGTCACCGACTGGCCGGGCGGCTTCATCGCCCACCACTACACGCGCTACCTCGGCGACCTGTCCGGCGGCCAGATCATCCGCACCCTCATGCAGCGCCAGTTCGGGTTCGAGACGAACGGCGTCGGCTTCTACCTGTTCGCGGAGATCGCGAAGCCGCGCGAGTTCAAGGACGTCTACCGCGCCCAGCTGGACGCCGTCGACTGGGACGACGCCGAGCGCGAGCGCGTCATCGACGAGGTCATCGTCGCATACGCGTTCAACACGTCGCTGTTCGAAGACCTGGCCGCGGCCAAAGCCGCCGCCTAG
- a CDS encoding metal ABC transporter permease, with protein sequence MIAHLATSTDLWSQLFDFANYGELLALVKNSIVAGAVLGVVGGLIGVFVMQRDMAFAVHGISELSFAGAAAALLFGANVVVGSVAGSLIAAVLIGLLGAKARDRNSIIAVLMPFGLGLGILFLALYPGRSANKFGLLTGQIVSVDDPQLGWLLGIGAVVLIGLLVIWRPLTFDSLDADVAASRGVPVRFVALAFMVLLGLAVAVSVQIVGALLVLSLLVTPAAAAMRVSSSPLVVPLLSVGFALVSVVGGIMLAIGSALPISPYVTTISFVIYVVCRLVGGRQGSRRLVRQNG encoded by the coding sequence ATGATCGCGCACCTGGCAACCAGCACCGACCTGTGGTCGCAGCTGTTCGACTTCGCCAACTACGGAGAACTGCTCGCGCTGGTGAAGAACTCGATCGTCGCGGGAGCCGTGCTCGGCGTCGTCGGCGGGCTGATCGGCGTGTTCGTGATGCAGAGGGACATGGCGTTCGCCGTGCACGGCATCAGCGAGCTCTCCTTCGCCGGCGCGGCCGCCGCCCTGCTGTTCGGGGCGAACGTCGTGGTCGGTTCGGTGGCCGGGTCGCTCATCGCGGCCGTGCTGATCGGCCTGCTCGGCGCGAAGGCGAGGGACAGGAACTCGATCATCGCGGTGCTGATGCCGTTCGGTCTCGGCCTCGGCATCCTGTTCCTCGCGCTCTATCCGGGGAGGAGCGCCAACAAGTTCGGGCTGCTCACCGGGCAGATCGTCTCCGTCGACGACCCCCAGCTCGGCTGGCTGCTCGGGATCGGCGCCGTGGTGCTGATCGGGCTGCTGGTGATCTGGCGCCCCCTCACCTTCGACAGCCTGGATGCGGATGTAGCCGCCTCCCGCGGGGTGCCCGTGCGGTTCGTCGCCCTGGCGTTCATGGTGCTCCTCGGGCTCGCCGTAGCCGTGTCCGTGCAGATCGTCGGAGCGCTGCTCGTGCTGTCGCTGCTGGTGACCCCGGCCGCCGCCGCGATGCGCGTCTCGTCGTCGCCGCTCGTCGTTCCCCTGCTCAGCGTCGGCTTCGCGCTCGTCTCCGTCGTCGGAGGCATCATGCTCGCGATCGGCAGCGCCCTGCCGATCAGCCCGTACGTCACCACCATCTCGTTCGTCATCTACGTGGTCTGCCGCCTGGTCGGCGGACGCCAGGGTTCACGGCGACTCGTGAGGCAGAACGGATAA
- a CDS encoding FHA domain-containing protein, which translates to MAVTFVLDFSDGQHVETSGNGVIGRNPAAHTPGTELDDPAHAELITVADDAKSISRAHLAFGQYDGIFWVLDLGSANGTTIVYPGDGAYACDPNTRHEVDPGSTVRFGNGSFVLRRAGV; encoded by the coding sequence ATGGCGGTGACCTTCGTGCTCGACTTCAGTGACGGGCAGCACGTGGAGACGAGCGGGAACGGCGTGATCGGGCGCAACCCGGCCGCGCACACGCCGGGGACCGAGCTGGACGATCCTGCGCACGCCGAGCTGATCACGGTGGCGGACGACGCCAAGTCCATCTCGCGGGCGCACCTGGCGTTCGGGCAGTACGACGGGATCTTCTGGGTGCTCGACCTCGGGTCCGCCAACGGCACGACAATCGTGTATCCGGGCGACGGCGCGTACGCGTGCGACCCGAACACCCGGCACGAGGTCGATCCCGGGTCGACGGTGCGGTTCGGGAACGGATCGTTCGTGCTGCGGCGCGCGGGCGTCTAG
- a CDS encoding transcriptional repressor, with protein MVKRNTWQREAVREALTSTEGFISAQGLHLSLHETGSPIGLATVYRALADLASEGEADSLQSPEGEALYRACTTGHHHHLICRNCGLTVEIEADAVEQWAQAAAAAHGFTQPQHVVDIFGLCASCSRLA; from the coding sequence GTGGTGAAGCGGAACACCTGGCAGCGCGAAGCCGTCCGAGAGGCATTGACCTCCACGGAGGGCTTCATCAGCGCGCAGGGACTCCACCTCAGCCTGCACGAGACGGGATCGCCCATCGGGCTCGCCACGGTGTACAGGGCGCTCGCCGACCTCGCCTCCGAGGGTGAGGCCGATTCGCTGCAGTCGCCGGAGGGTGAGGCCCTCTACCGTGCGTGCACCACCGGCCATCACCACCATCTGATCTGCCGCAACTGCGGCCTCACGGTCGAGATCGAGGCGGACGCCGTCGAGCAGTGGGCCCAGGCCGCTGCGGCGGCGCACGGCTTCACACAGCCCCAGCACGTGGTCGACATCTTCGGTCTGTGCGCATCCTGCTCCCGCCTGGCGTGA
- the rpsN gene encoding 30S ribosomal protein S14, whose protein sequence is MAKKSKIAKNEQRKVIVDRYAARRLELKKALIDPNGTDESREAARQGLQKIPRDASPIRVRNRDAVDGRPRGNLSKFGISRVRFRDMAHRGELPGITKSSW, encoded by the coding sequence ATGGCTAAGAAGTCCAAGATCGCCAAGAACGAGCAGCGCAAGGTGATCGTTGACCGCTATGCGGCACGTCGTCTCGAGCTCAAGAAGGCCCTGATCGACCCCAACGGCACCGACGAGTCGCGCGAAGCGGCTCGCCAGGGCCTGCAGAAGATCCCGCGCGACGCCTCCCCGATCCGCGTTCGCAACCGCGACGCCGTCGACGGCCGTCCCCGCGGAAACCTCAGCAAGTTCGGCATCTCGCGCGTTCGCTTCCGCGACATGGCGCACCGTGGCGAGCTGCCCGGTATCACCAAGTCCAGCTGGTAA
- a CDS encoding cytochrome c oxidase assembly protein, translating to MIAALAFGGGAAAPLLADPGALVRWGLPTATLIVNLSAAGTIGALVLACFAFSPENDEFGKSLDFAAGSAAVMTVASAATGLFTFVSVSNVPWSFDEAFSNGLSSFVTSVSIGQAWLGITLIAAAVTVLCFAVRNHTALIFVTALAIASIVPMAQQGHSADAAGHDAAVTSFGLHVLFAAIWLGGLVTLIVARRTLDSGRLVPVLERYSSLALIAFIVVAASGYVNAELRVGTLAQLATPYGILVLVKVAALGALGVFGVMQRRILIGRLKAGGRRSTFWWIVTAELAFMGIASGVAAALARTATPVAEKLGQSPTPAQILTGEKLPPELTWGRLFTSWNFDLLWVLACGFAIFFYLAGVWRLRKRGDAWPIHRTVFWILGIVLLFYITSGGVNVYEKYLFSTHMLAHMVLTMMVPLLLVPGAPVTLALRSIKKRTDGSRGGREWILLAVHSRFANVISNPVVAAVLFAGSLWAFYYTPLFRWATTDHIGHEWMIIHFLITGYLFVQSLIGIDPVKYRLPYAFRLLLLLGTMAFHAFFGLSIMQSTGLLLADWFGSMGRTWGDSPLVDQQTGGGIAWSVGEIPTVILAIVVAIQWSRSDDRETKRRDRNADRTGEAELNAYNERLQKLASRDGARR from the coding sequence ATGATCGCGGCCCTCGCGTTCGGCGGAGGCGCTGCGGCACCCCTCCTGGCCGACCCGGGGGCGCTCGTGCGGTGGGGTCTGCCAACGGCGACCCTCATCGTGAACCTGAGTGCCGCAGGCACGATCGGCGCGCTGGTACTCGCCTGTTTCGCGTTCAGCCCGGAGAATGACGAGTTCGGCAAGTCCCTCGACTTCGCCGCAGGCTCTGCCGCGGTGATGACGGTCGCGAGCGCTGCCACCGGCCTGTTCACGTTCGTGAGCGTCTCGAACGTGCCGTGGTCGTTCGACGAGGCGTTCAGCAACGGCCTCAGCTCGTTCGTCACCAGCGTCTCCATCGGGCAGGCCTGGCTGGGCATCACGCTCATCGCCGCCGCCGTCACGGTGCTCTGCTTCGCGGTCCGCAACCACACGGCCCTCATATTCGTCACCGCTCTCGCCATCGCGTCGATCGTCCCGATGGCGCAGCAGGGCCACAGTGCGGATGCCGCCGGTCACGACGCGGCGGTCACCTCGTTCGGCCTGCACGTGCTCTTCGCCGCGATCTGGCTCGGCGGGCTCGTCACCCTCATCGTCGCCAGGCGCACGCTCGACAGCGGCCGCCTCGTTCCCGTGCTCGAGCGGTATTCGTCGCTCGCCCTGATCGCCTTCATCGTCGTCGCGGCCTCCGGCTACGTGAACGCGGAACTGCGCGTCGGCACCCTGGCGCAGCTGGCCACGCCGTACGGCATCCTGGTGCTGGTCAAGGTGGCGGCGCTCGGAGCGCTCGGCGTCTTCGGCGTGATGCAGCGGCGCATCCTGATCGGCAGGCTCAAGGCGGGCGGCAGGCGCAGCACCTTCTGGTGGATCGTCACGGCCGAACTCGCGTTCATGGGGATCGCATCCGGTGTCGCCGCCGCGCTCGCCCGCACCGCGACGCCCGTGGCGGAGAAGCTCGGACAGTCTCCGACGCCCGCCCAGATCCTCACCGGAGAGAAGCTGCCGCCCGAACTCACCTGGGGCCGGCTGTTCACGAGCTGGAACTTCGACCTGCTCTGGGTGCTCGCGTGCGGCTTCGCGATCTTCTTCTACCTCGCGGGCGTCTGGCGGCTGCGCAAGCGCGGAGACGCCTGGCCCATCCATCGCACGGTGTTCTGGATCCTCGGCATCGTGCTGCTGTTCTACATCACGTCCGGCGGCGTCAACGTGTACGAGAAGTACCTCTTCTCCACCCACATGCTCGCCCACATGGTGCTGACGATGATGGTGCCGCTGCTGCTTGTGCCCGGAGCGCCGGTCACCCTCGCGCTGCGGTCGATCAAGAAGCGCACGGACGGCTCCCGCGGCGGTCGGGAGTGGATCCTGCTGGCGGTGCACTCCCGCTTCGCGAACGTCATCTCGAACCCGGTGGTGGCCGCCGTGCTGTTCGCCGGGTCGCTCTGGGCGTTCTACTACACGCCGCTGTTCCGCTGGGCCACCACCGACCACATCGGGCACGAGTGGATGATCATCCACTTCCTCATCACCGGCTACCTCTTCGTGCAGTCGCTGATCGGCATCGACCCCGTGAAGTACCGCCTGCCGTACGCGTTCCGACTGCTGCTCCTGCTCGGGACGATGGCCTTCCACGCCTTCTTCGGCCTCTCGATCATGCAGAGCACCGGTCTGCTCCTCGCCGACTGGTTCGGCTCGATGGGCCGCACCTGGGGCGACAGCCCGCTCGTCGACCAGCAGACGGGAGGCGGCATCGCCTGGAGCGTCGGCGAGATCCCCACCGTCATCCTGGCGATCGTGGTGGCCATCCAGTGGAGCCGCAGCGACGACCGCGAGACCAAGCGCCGCGACCGCAACGCCGACCGCACGGGCGAGGCGGAGCTGAACGCGTACAACGAGCGGCTGCAGAAGCTGGCGTCGCGGGATGGGGCGCGGCGGTAG
- a CDS encoding AAA family ATPase, whose protein sequence is MGRLSLTPEQQRVFELIEHTREHVFVTGRAGTGKSTLLNHLSWNTEKSLVISAPTGVAALNVGGQTIHSLFRLPIGVIADHDIEQSAELRKLLNSIDTLVIDEVSMVNADLMDAVDRSLRQARQRNKEPFGGVQVVLFGDPYQLAPVPGDPEERAYFGDTYRSMWFFDAKVWQEADLKIVELVEVHRQHESDFKYMLNAVRHGQVTKEIADRLNEMGARPAPDDGTITLATRNDSVNRINAEALRRLPGRALTAKAEVSGDFGGRTYPADETLELKVGAQVMFLRNDVGQGGEGPRWVNGTIGTVTRIDSNVYVDVDGEIHEVEPAIWEKFKYSYSPATKKLTKDVVAEFTQFPLRLAWAVTIHKSQGKTYDSAVVDLGQRAFSPGQTYVALSRITSLDGLYLSRPLRPSDIMVDADVERFMRTRPREG, encoded by the coding sequence ATGGGCCGACTCTCCCTCACGCCCGAACAACAGCGGGTGTTCGAGCTGATCGAGCACACCCGCGAGCACGTGTTCGTCACCGGTCGCGCCGGCACAGGGAAATCCACGCTGCTCAACCATCTCTCCTGGAACACGGAGAAGTCGCTCGTCATCTCCGCGCCCACCGGGGTCGCGGCGCTGAACGTCGGCGGGCAGACCATCCACTCGCTGTTCCGGCTGCCGATCGGGGTCATCGCCGACCACGACATCGAGCAGAGCGCCGAGCTGCGCAAGCTGCTCAACAGCATCGACACCCTCGTGATCGACGAGGTCTCGATGGTCAACGCCGACCTGATGGATGCGGTCGACCGCAGCCTGCGCCAGGCCAGGCAGCGCAACAAGGAGCCGTTCGGCGGCGTGCAGGTGGTGCTGTTCGGCGACCCGTACCAGCTGGCTCCCGTGCCGGGCGATCCGGAGGAGCGGGCGTACTTCGGCGACACGTACCGGTCGATGTGGTTCTTCGACGCCAAGGTGTGGCAGGAGGCCGACCTCAAGATCGTGGAACTCGTCGAGGTGCACCGCCAGCACGAGTCCGACTTCAAATACATGCTCAACGCGGTGCGGCACGGCCAGGTCACCAAGGAGATCGCCGACCGGCTCAACGAGATGGGCGCCCGCCCGGCACCGGATGACGGCACGATCACGCTGGCGACCCGCAACGACTCCGTCAACCGCATCAACGCGGAGGCGCTGCGCCGCCTGCCCGGCCGCGCGCTCACTGCCAAGGCGGAGGTCAGCGGCGACTTCGGCGGCCGCACGTACCCGGCAGACGAGACGCTCGAGCTCAAGGTGGGGGCGCAGGTCATGTTCCTGCGCAACGACGTCGGCCAGGGCGGCGAGGGGCCGCGCTGGGTCAACGGCACCATCGGCACGGTCACCCGCATCGACTCCAACGTCTACGTGGACGTGGACGGCGAGATCCACGAGGTCGAGCCGGCCATCTGGGAGAAGTTCAAGTACTCGTACTCCCCCGCCACCAAGAAGCTCACCAAAGACGTCGTCGCCGAGTTCACCCAGTTCCCGCTGCGGCTGGCGTGGGCGGTCACCATCCACAAGTCCCAGGGCAAGACCTACGACTCCGCGGTCGTCGACCTCGGCCAGCGGGCGTTCAGCCCCGGCCAGACATACGTGGCCCTGAGCCGCATCACCTCGCTCGACGGGCTGTACCTGTCCCGCCCTCTGCGGCCGAGCGACATCATGGTGGATGCGGACGTCGAACGATTCATGCGCACCCGGCCCCGCGAGGGCTGA
- a CDS encoding metal ABC transporter ATP-binding protein, with protein MTAEAVEPLERVPSPDQRPVVLRLRDANLGFGDRTLWSGLDLDVHAGEFVAVLGPNGSGKTSLLKTILGQQQLDSGTIQFDGHDVRRGDRRIGYIPQQKIIASGTPMRARDLVALGVNGHRWGLPIPTKADKAQVEQLIDSVGARRYANVPVGSLSGGEQQRLRVAQALAGDPSLLLCDEPLLSLDLQHQRGVSELIDKRRRDHDSAVVFVTHDVNPVLGMVDKVLYLAGGRFREGTPDEVLRSDVLTELYGTPIDVIRSRGRIVVVGIPDSETHDHHHHGHTAHPEPAA; from the coding sequence ATGACCGCCGAAGCGGTCGAGCCGCTGGAGCGCGTCCCATCCCCCGACCAGCGGCCCGTGGTGCTGCGACTCAGGGATGCGAACCTCGGCTTCGGCGACCGCACCCTGTGGAGCGGCCTCGACCTGGATGTGCACGCCGGCGAGTTCGTCGCCGTGCTCGGTCCGAACGGCTCCGGCAAGACCAGCCTGCTGAAGACGATCCTCGGCCAGCAGCAGCTCGACTCCGGCACGATCCAGTTCGACGGCCACGACGTGCGTCGCGGCGACAGGCGGATCGGGTACATCCCGCAGCAGAAGATCATCGCCTCCGGCACCCCGATGCGCGCTCGCGACCTCGTCGCACTCGGCGTCAACGGGCACCGCTGGGGGCTGCCCATCCCCACCAAGGCCGACAAGGCGCAGGTGGAGCAGCTGATCGACTCCGTCGGAGCACGCCGATACGCCAACGTGCCCGTCGGCAGCCTCTCCGGCGGCGAGCAGCAGCGGCTCCGCGTCGCCCAGGCGCTCGCCGGGGACCCGTCGCTGCTGCTCTGCGACGAACCGCTCCTCTCCCTCGACCTGCAGCACCAGCGCGGCGTCAGCGAACTGATCGACAAGCGCAGGCGCGACCACGACAGCGCCGTCGTCTTCGTCACCCACGACGTGAACCCCGTGCTCGGGATGGTCGACAAGGTGCTCTACCTGGCCGGCGGCCGGTTCCGCGAGGGCACCCCGGACGAAGTGTTGCGCAGCGACGTGCTCACCGAGCTGTACGGCACCCCGATCGACGTGATCCGCAGCCGCGGGCGCATCGTGGTGGTCGGGATCCCGGACTCCGAGACCCACGACCACCACCATCACGGGCACACCGCGCATCCGGAGCCTGCGGCATGA